The following proteins are encoded in a genomic region of Acidobacteriota bacterium:
- the secE gene encoding preprotein translocase subunit SecE, with amino-acid sequence MSEAAAPIEGKHKEGIGEFITKTRGELDKTSFPSSDDVKGTTIIVIVAVFFFAAYLFLVDHGWTYLLEGLTWAVNKLAGI; translated from the coding sequence GTGTCAGAAGCAGCAGCCCCGATAGAGGGGAAACATAAAGAAGGCATCGGCGAGTTCATCACAAAGACTCGCGGCGAGCTGGATAAAACATCATTTCCATCATCGGACGATGTAAAAGGCACGACGATCATTGTGATCGTCGCGGTATTCTTTTTCGCTGCATACCTCTTTCTCGTCGATCATGGTTGGACATACCTGTTAGAAGGGCTGACTTGGGCTGTTAATAAGCTCGCGGGTATATAA
- the tuf gene encoding elongation factor Tu: MSKEKFDRSKPHVNIGTIGHVDHGKTTLTAAITKVMSKHNAKMVVRAFDSIDNAPEEKARGITIATAHVEYETANRHYAHVDCPGHADYVKNMITGAAQMDGAILVVAATDGPMPQTREHILLARQVGVPSMVVFMNKVDAVDDPELLELVDMEIRELLSSYEFPGDDTPITQGSALKALEGDPAWESKIDELMQTVDDFIPTPARETDKPFLMPVEDIFTIQGRGTVATGRIERGVINVNEPVEIVGIKDTRNSVVTGVEMFKKLLDSGMAGDNVGLLLRGVERKEIERGQVIAKPGSITPHTKFKAEAYVLTKEEGGRHTPFFTGYRPQFYFRTTDVTGVAHLPAGVEMVMPGDNIQMEIELIAPIAMEKGLRFAIREGGRTVGAGTVSEVVE, from the coding sequence ATGAGCAAAGAGAAATTCGACCGCAGTAAGCCGCACGTGAATATTGGGACAATTGGGCACGTGGATCACGGCAAGACGACATTGACGGCAGCGATCACGAAAGTGATGTCGAAGCACAACGCCAAGATGGTAGTACGTGCATTCGATTCGATCGACAACGCGCCTGAAGAGAAGGCACGCGGTATCACAATTGCGACGGCTCACGTTGAGTATGAGACGGCAAACCGCCACTACGCCCACGTCGACTGCCCGGGCCACGCTGACTATGTCAAGAACATGATCACTGGTGCGGCACAGATGGACGGAGCGATCCTGGTCGTTGCAGCGACGGACGGCCCGATGCCTCAGACCCGCGAGCACATCCTGCTTGCACGTCAGGTCGGTGTGCCTTCGATGGTCGTGTTCATGAATAAGGTCGACGCGGTTGACGATCCTGAATTGCTCGAACTCGTCGATATGGAGATCCGTGAACTTCTCAGTTCGTACGAATTCCCCGGCGACGATACACCGATCACGCAAGGGTCGGCACTGAAAGCTCTCGAAGGCGACCCGGCATGGGAATCGAAGATCGACGAGCTGATGCAGACGGTGGATGATTTCATCCCGACGCCTGCACGTGAGACGGACAAGCCGTTCCTGATGCCGGTCGAAGATATCTTCACCATCCAGGGCCGCGGAACAGTTGCGACGGGACGAATCGAGCGTGGAGTGATCAACGTCAACGAACCTGTCGAGATCGTCGGTATCAAAGACACGAGAAACTCGGTCGTCACCGGCGTCGAAATGTTCAAGAAGCTTCTTGATTCGGGAATGGCAGGCGACAACGTCGGACTGCTGCTCCGCGGAGTTGAAAGAAAGGAAATTGAACGCGGACAGGTCATCGCCAAACCGGGCTCGATCACACCGCACACTAAGTTCAAGGCTGAGGCATATGTCCTCACCAAAGAAGAAGGCGGACGCCACACCCCGTTCTTTACGGGATACCGCCCGCAGTTCTACTTCAGAACAACGGACGTGACGGGCGTTGCACACCTTCCGGCAGGAGTCGAGATGGTGATGCCCGGCGACAACATCCAGATGGAGATCGAACTGATCGCCCCCATCGCCATGGAAAAAGGCCTCCGCTTCGCTATCCGCGAAGGCGGCAGAACGGTCGGAGCCGGAACGGTTTCGGAAGTGGTGGAATAA
- the rpmG gene encoding 50S ribosomal protein L33 produces MPRDNIILQCTECKERNYVTTKNKKNTPNRLELKKFCRRCRCHRVHRENK; encoded by the coding sequence ATGCCAAGAGATAACATTATTTTGCAGTGCACTGAGTGCAAAGAGCGCAATTACGTGACGACGAAGAACAAAAAGAACACGCCTAATCGGCTTGAGCTTAAAAAGTTTTGCCGTCGCTGCCGCTGCCATCGCGTGCACAGAGAGAATAAGTAA